Proteins from a genomic interval of Colletes latitarsis isolate SP2378_abdomen chromosome 3, iyColLati1, whole genome shotgun sequence:
- the LOC143340198 gene encoding uncharacterized protein LOC143340198, whose protein sequence is MSTKFFAFLLVFAIVSSVANGEDSGKKCMPGKSYFDGCNWCYCHKSGFIGCTEVDCSGNPEINTLNPPEEFWQPVTPAA, encoded by the exons ATGTCGACGAAATTTTTTGCTTTCCTCTTGGTGTTCGCCATCGTGAGCTCGGTCGCGAACGGCGAGGATTCTG gaaagaAATGCATGCCGGGCAAAAGTTATTTCGATGGATGCAACTGGTGTTACTGTCACAAAAGTGGATTTATAGGTTGCACTGAAGTCGACTGTTCAGGAAATCCGGAAATTAACACTTTGAACCCTCCTGAAGAATTCTGGCAACCTGTTACACCCGCAGCTTGA